Part of the Vagococcus jeotgali genome, ACCTAATACGTCACCTATTAAGGGTAAATTTTTAAGGAATGTCTTAATTCCACCTATTTCTAGTGGTATCACAGTTGTTATTATGACATTGACTATTGAAGTCTGGGGTAATATATTTCACTGGACATACCCAGAAAAATCAACTGTTACCGTATGGCTAACAGGGTTTGTTGGGTTTATAGTGTTACGTGAAATAGCTAAGCCATTAACTTGGAAAATTAAAACTATGATTAGTGTTCTTTTTGTTTTATTTATCAGTATTTTTATTTTCTTTGGGCGAATATTCTCTTTAGTAGATCTATTTACGATTAAGTTTGCCCTTGTCTATGTTCCGTTAATGATCATAGCCGTTCCTATTTTTTACACAATAAAAAAAGGTGTTACCTGGTTGTTTGATAAAAAATAGATAAAGGCGAACTATTCATAAAAAAACCATATTAAATAGAATTTTTTTGTTAAAAAAATGAACATTCATCGTTAGAATAGTTTCTATATTAAAGAAATGGTGGGTACGATAATGGGGAATTATTTAGTGTTATAAACAGATTTTGGTTTAGTTGATGGAGCAGTAAGTGCTATGTACGGGGTAGCTCATACAGTAAGTAAGGATGTGGTTGTGCAAGATTTGACACATGACATCCCTCCTTATGATATTTGGGTAGCATCATATAGATTGTATCAGACTGTTAAATATTGGGCACAAGGTAGTGTATTTGTCTCAGTGGTGGATCCAGGAGTTGGAAGCACACGAAAAAGTATAGCCGTAGAAACTTTGTCAGGTCACTATATTATCACACCAGACAATGGCTCTCTAACTCACATCATTCATTATGACGGGATTAAAGAAGTCAGAGTGATTGATGAAATAAGCTCTAGATTACCTCGTTCAGAAGAGAGTCACACTTTTCATGGTAGAGATGTTTATACATATAACGGAGCAAGACTTGCTTGTGGGCAAGTAATTTTTGAAGAATTAGGTCAAATCATTGATGTAGCTGACATTGAAGCTATGCCAATTATGGAATCAGTCATTGATGGAACAATTATTAAAGGTAGTATTGATGTTTTAGATGTGAGATTTGGCTCTTTATGGACGAATATCCCATCACATTTTTTAAAAGATTTAAATATTAATTGTGGTGATAATCTACAGGTGACGATTTATCATGAAAATAAAAAAGTTTATCAAAATATCATGAAGTTCACTCGTTCATTTGCTGATGTCAATATTGGAGAGCTTTTAGTTTATGTTAATTCACTTGTGAATTTAGGAATAGCTATCAATCAAGACTCATTCTCAGACTTATATAATATCGGTACAGGAAATGACTGGTTAATTGAAATTAGAAAAGCACCAAAAATTATTTTTGAATAGGAGTATCATAAATGAAAAAAAGTTTAGAAGTAAAGGATATTGTAGCAGTTGGTATTGGTACAGCAGTATTTGTCATCTTATTTAAATTTATCGCTATTCCAACAGGTATTCCAAATACTGAAATTCAAGTAGCTTATGGATTTTTGGCTTTAATGAGTGTTTTGTACGGGCCTGTTGCTGGTTTTTTAATTGGATTTATTGGCCACACAATTAAGGATTTTACAACTTATGGTAGTGCTTGGTGGTCTTGGATTATCTGCTCAGGTATCCTAGGTTATGCTCTAGGGATTATTGGACGTAAAATAAACCTAGAAGAAGGCGAATTAAGTAAAAAACAAATGATTCATTTTAATATTTGGCAAGTGGTAGCAAATGCTATTATTTGGATTGGTATTGCTCCAGTCTTGGATATTTTAATTTACGCAGAGCCAGCTAATAAAGTATTCACTCAAGGTGTATTAAGCTTTTTTGTTAATACTATTGCCGTTGGTGTTGTAGGAACATTATTGATGAAAGCTTACGCTGCCAGCCGAACTAAAAAAGGTAGTCTTTCAAAAGACTAGTAATAAAATGGATTTAACTAATAAAAATCAAAATTGAGGGGGGCTTTTTAGCCAACCTCTTTCTTTCAGTTTAGGAGAAGAGATATGGAGAAACCAATTATTTCATTTAAGGATGTAACATTTAAATATCATAGCCAATCAGAACCAACTCTCTTTGACCTTAATGTGGAAATATTTCCTGGTGAGAAAGTGTTAGTTATTGGTGCAAGTGGTAGTGGAAAATCTACTTTTGGACATTGTCTAAATGGCTTAATTCCAAATATTTATAAAGGGGAGTTAACAGGTGAGGTACTGATTAATGGGAAAAATATTTTAAATCAGTCACTCTTTGATCTTTCATTTGACGTGGGGACTGTGTTACAAGATACCGATGGCCAGTTTATTGGTATGACTGTAGGAGAGGATATTGCTTTTTCTTTGGAAAATGATGCTGTTAATCAAAAAGAGATGCATAAAATAGTAGCTAAATGGATGGATGCTGTAGATTTAAGTGGTTTTGGTAAACACAAACCACAAGATTTATCTGGTGGACAAAAGCAGCGTGTCTCTATGGCTGGAGTTTTAGTCGACGAATCCCCATCCTGTTGTTTGACGAGCCATTAGCTAACCTAGACCCAAAATCCGGCTTAGAAGCTATTGAGATGATTGACAATATTCACTCGCTTACGAACAATACAACCATTATTATTGAACACAGAGTAGAGGATGTGTTATATCGTCCAGTTGACCGAGTGATTTGCTTTAACGAAGGCCGGATTGTGGCAAACATGACAACTAATGAGTTATTACATAGTGATGTTTTAGAGAAACAAGTTATTAGAGAACCTTTGTATGTGACAGCATTAAAATATGCTAAAGTTCCTCTTGAGGATGTTGCTGACTTATCATCAGTCGTTGACTTGGATAAACAAGTAGTAGCACCTTATTTGAAAAAATGGTCTAAAGAGCAAAAAAAGACAGACAGACAGGAAAAACAAGATTTATTACTATCATTAAGTGATTTGAATTACACTTATCATCAGCAAGCTGCTCCCCTGTTAAATGATGTCAACTTAAATATTTACCAAGGTGAAATGATTAGTTTAGTTGGAAAAAATGGCGCAGGTAAGTCTACTTTAGCCAAAGCTATTTGTGGGTTTGTTTTAGCAGAAGGTAAGATGACTTGGAAAGGTGAAAATTTTCAAACTTTATCAATCAAGGAGAGGGCTGATAAAGTAGGTTTTGTGATGCAAAATCCTAACCAAATGATCTCTAAAAAACTAATTCGTGAAGAAGTTAGTTTAGGTTTAGTATTGCGAGGAGTACCTGAGGAGCAAATTAATCAACGGGTGGATGATGTGTTAAAAATTTGTGGTTTATATCCTTTTAGAAATTGGCCAATCTCAGCTCTAAGTTATGGTCAGAAAAAAAGAGTTACTATTGCAGCTATATTGGTCTTAGAACCTGAAATGATTATTTTAAATGAACCTACAGCAGGTCAAGATTTGAAACATTATACTGAGATGATGGCATTTTTAGAAGCATTAAACAAAAATGGAACAACTATTGTCATGATTACCCATGACATGCATTTGATGTTAGAGTATACTAATCGCTCAGTAGTACTGCATGATGGGAAAATATTTAAAGATACGACCCCAACTAAACTTTTGACTTCATCTGATGAGGTAGATAAGGCTTCTTTAAAAGAAACTAGTTTATACACCTTAGCCAAACAGATGGATCTTGAGCATCCAGACATATTTGTTGAGCAGTTTACTATGTATGACCGGGAGGTAAGAGGCATATGAATGAGCATCAAGTGTTAGGTTATATTCCAGGTGACACCGTGATTCATAGACTAAATGGTACTACAAAACTTATCATGCTTATTTTAGTATCGATTGCTTCCATGACAACATACGATACAAGATTTCTAATAGGAATGAGTTTATTATCAGTTATTTTGTTTAAAATATCTAAAATAAAGTGGCAAGATATTTCATTTATTGTTAAATTTATTGCCTTATTTTCAATTTTAAATTTAATTGCTGTGTATTTATTTTCACCAGAGTATGGTGTTAGTATCTACGGAGGGCGCGATATGGTTTGGGAAGGATTTGGGCGTTTTACTTTAACTAAGCAACAATTATTTTATGAATTAAACTTATTGTTAAAATATGTTAGTACGGTTCCTTTTGTTCTTATTTTTATATTAACTACTAATCCCAGTTCTTTTGCAGCAAGTTTAAATAAACTAGGAATTAGTTATAAGGCAAGCTATGCGGTTTCTCTAGCTATACGCTATATTCCAGACATTCAAGACTCTTATTTTGAAATTTCTGCCTCACAACAAGCAAGAGGCTTTGAAATGAGTAAAAAAGCTTCCCTACATCAGCGGTTAAAAGGCGCTTTACAAATTGTATTTCCTTTAATATTATCTAGTTTAGATCGAATTGAAGTCGTTAGTACGGCGATGGAGTTAAGACGTTTTGGTCAAAAAAAGAAAAAAACTTGGTATGCTGGAGAATCTTTTCATAAATCTGACGTTATTGCAGTAATTTTATCTATTATACTATTGATTATTAGTTTATATTTAGTGCTTAGTTGTAAAATCAAGTTAGCCACTCTAAAATAATAAAAAAACACCATGGTAAAAATTCGTGTATCATTGAAGTAACTACTCAACAACGAAAGGAATTTTTATCATGGTGAAAATTAAGAATAACACAAAGACATCTAGTTATAAACATCTTTCCTTAAAGGAAAGGCAGCTTATTGAAGTTTGGCATAATATGGGAGACTCTAATAGAGAAATTGGTAGACGATTAGGCCGACACCATCAAACAATAAGTAATGAGCTTAAACGAGGAACGACCACGCAAATCAAAGAAAATAAGAAACCTAAACAACTCTATTTTGCTGATACGGGGCAAGCTAAATACATAGAAAACAGGAAACGCTGTGGTTCGAAATCTAAGCTAGTTAGTGCTGTTGATTTTATTAATTATGCTTGTAAACAAATGATAGACTTTAATTGGTCACCAGATGCAATTGTTGGCTTTATCAAGTCTTTAGGGACTTGGGATAAACCTATTGTTTCTACTAAGACACTTTATAACTATATTGATAAAGGTTTTTTACCAGTCAGAAATCATCATCTCAAGATGAAAGTTAGACTATCACCTAAAAAGAAAAGAAGTCGTCAGCATAAAAAAGCTCTTGGAAAATCAATTGATGAACGACCTAGCAAAATTGATTCTAGACAAGAGTTTGGTCATTGGGAAATAGACAGTGTCATTGGTTCAAAATCTAAAGATGATAATGCTCTACTTACACTTGTTGAAAGAAAAACTCGCTACATGATTACTGTTGTTCTAGATGATCATACTGAAGAGTCTGTTAGTTACGCTATTAAACAGTTAAAATATGAGTTTGGAAGAGCCCGATTTAGTAGCATATTTCAATCGATTACTGCTGATAATGGCAGTGAATTTAGCTCACTTGATGATACTCTGCAACAAATGACTGATATCTACTTTGCTCACCCTTATTCATCTTGGGAACGAGGAACAAACGAAAGACATAATGGTTTATTACGGCAATTTGTTCCGAAAGGAACTCCTATCTGTCACTATTCGAAGCAGTTCATACAACTGGCTACTGAAAAGGTTAATCTTTTGCCGCGTAAAATTTTAAACTATAGACAACCAGCAACATTGTTTTTAGAAGAAATTCAAAATCTTAAGATCAAAACATGTTGGTAAGTAAGGGTTTCAATAAAATAACACTGATATTTAGATATTTTTACCAGAGTGGCTAACTTAATGTTGCAATTTAGAGTTTATATTTAGTTAAAGTTAATCAAGGAAGATTTTATAATCCGTTTTAGTATCTAACCCAAATATATATAATAACAAAAATAATAGGTAAATTTATATAAAATACTAAAGTTTGGTCATAAAAAAGTAATATTTAACCATTAGAATAACAGATAAGGAAACGGATGACGGGAGGAAATTTCATGAAAAAAAGAGCACTAGGTGTGGTTTTAGCCTCATGTTTAATGATTATTGGAGGGTGCGCTGCTTCTAATCAAGAATCAGGAAACCATAATACAAAGAAAACAGGGGAAATCGTGTCTGATTCAAAAAAGGCCAATGTGAAATCCAAAGATCCAGCTTTTAAAGGTAAATTATTAGCAAATCCAACAACTTCTGATGATACTGTTACGTTATCATTTGAGACAGTTGATGTGATTAATGATCCAGAAAATATTCAAGATATTATTAACTCAAATGGTGTTGTATTAAATGTATCAAAAGAGATGTTTGATAAGGTAAAAAATTCTGACGAGATAAGAAAAGGTTCAATGGTAGAGTTTATACTAAAACCTCAGCCAGCTATGACTTTTTCTATTCCTCCACAAATACCTGGAGATTCTATAGAATCAATTGAGTTATTAAATTAGAGTATTGGTCATATTGGCCAGTACTCTTTTTATGCTGCGAGCAACATAAATAAGAGATAAATGTTATAATGAATGAAATGATAAAAAGCGAGGTAATTTGATAATGGAATATTTAAATGTAGGTAAGATTGTTAATACACAAGGGCTAAAAGGTGAAGTTCGTGTGGTGTCACAAACAGATTTTGCTGAAGAGCGTTATAAAAAAGGAAATGTATTATATCTATTTCAAGAAGGTTTAGCTCCGATTGAGCTAGTCATTAAAAGTCATAGAAAGCATAAATCATTTGATGTAGTTAGCTTTGAAGATCATCCATCAATTAATGATGTTGAGAAATATCGTGATGGTATCTTAAAAATTAGCGTGGAAGAAATTGGGGAGTTAGAAGATAATGCTTTTTATTATCATGAAATTATCGGTTCAGAAGTTTTTGATGAAGCTGGAGATAAGATAGGCGTGATTAAAGAAATTCTATCACCTGGAGCTAATGATGTTTGGGTGATTAAACAAAACCAACCAGGTAAAAAAGATATCTTAATTCCTTATATCGAATCAGTTGTATTAGCGGTTGATAAAGAAAATAAAAAAGTTATTGTTGAAATACCAGAAGGGTTAGTGGATTAATGAGGATTGATGTATTAACTTTGTTTCCAAGAATGTTTGACGGTCTGTTAAGTGAGTCGATTATTGGAAAAGCAATTGGAAAAAACTTACTAGATATTAAAGTAAGAAATTTTAGAGATTTCTCAACAAATAAACATCAGCAAGTTGATGATTACCCTTATGGTGGTGGGGCTGGTATGCTTTTAAAAGTACAGCCAATTCATGATGGATTAACTGTTATTAAAGAAGAAGCAGTAAGTAGTAAACCAAGAGTGATTTTACTTGATCCAGCAGGTAAGCCTTTTGATCAAAATATGGCTGAAGAATTTTCTCGTGAAGATCATTTAGTATTTATTTGTGGCCATTATGAAGGTTATGATGAGCGTATTAGGTCTCTTGTAACAGATGAGGTATCACTTGGGGATTACGTCTTAACTGGGGGAGAGTTAGGTGCTATGGTGATGATTGATGCAACAATAAGGTTATTACCAGAAGTATTAGGGAATGAAAATTCTGCTAAAACAGATTCCCACTCAACAGGGCTTTTAGAGCACCCTCAATATACTCGTCCAGCTGTTTATGAAGGTATGGAAGTTCCTCATGTTTTAACCAATGGTAATCATAAATTAATTGAAGAGTGGCAGTTAAAAGAGTCCCTACGTAGAACTTTATTAAGACGACCTGATATGCTAGAAAAAATAGAGTTAACTAAAGAGATGTCTAGGTTATTAGAGGAAATTAAAAACGAAGAAAATATGAAATAAAGCTTTACGAAGATTATGAAGTATGATATCATGTTTTAGTGAGCATCAGCTCATCTATCAAAATATTCCGCTGTGATAGACTCATATGAATATTTAAGAATAAGGAGAAAATAGAATGAATCCATTAATTCAAGAAATTACAAGTGAACAGTTACGCACTGACATCCCAAACTTTAGACCAGGGGACACTGTACGTGTTCATGCTAAAGTTGTAGAGGGTACTCGTGAACGTATTCAGATGTTTGAAGGCGTTGTTATCAAACGTCGTGGCGCTGGAATTAGCGAAACTTATACAGTTCGTAAAATTTCTGGTGGGGTTGGCGTTGAGCGTACATTCCCATTACATACACCACGTGTTGCTGAAATCGAAGTTGTTCGTCATGGTAAAGTTCGTCGTGCTAAACTTTATTACTTACGTGCATTACACGGTAAAGCTGCAAGAATCAAAGAAATCCGTCGTTAATAATTCGTTATTAATGAATGAAGAAGCCTTGAAATATAGGCTTCTTTTTTGTTTTGTTTGTTATTTAATCGGCAGTATAAAAATTGGTAATACTCTATTAAAAAAGGCTAAGGGGCAGAAAAGGGGCAATAGGGGTTTGTCAAGTTAAGTGTGTAAATTCCTTAAAAATAAAAATAGAAACTCAATTTGACAATGAGTCGTCCTGTGATAATCTCTAGGAATAAGAGGGTATTTTTAATAAACCTCTTGTCCCGATAAAAAATCGCAGGACGAGAGACTCGTTGTCAAATTTTATATGTCTCACTTATTTTGATTAGTAACGATTATATTTTTCGACACGTTTTGAAAAAGAGTCGTTGACCGTTAATTGGTTAAGCACCATAGCCCAATTATGAACATGCCCACCTTCCCATTTACTTTGAAGTTCTTTC contains:
- a CDS encoding energy-coupling factor transporter transmembrane component T family protein, which produces MNEHQVLGYIPGDTVIHRLNGTTKLIMLILVSIASMTTYDTRFLIGMSLLSVILFKISKIKWQDISFIVKFIALFSILNLIAVYLFSPEYGVSIYGGRDMVWEGFGRFTLTKQQLFYELNLLLKYVSTVPFVLIFILTTNPSSFAASLNKLGISYKASYAVSLAIRYIPDIQDSYFEISASQQARGFEMSKKASLHQRLKGALQIVFPLILSSLDRIEVVSTAMELRRFGQKKKKTWYAGESFHKSDVIAVILSIILLIISLYLVLSCKIKLATLK
- a CDS encoding SAM hydrolase/SAM-dependent halogenase family protein is translated as MYGVAHTVSKDVVVQDLTHDIPPYDIWVASYRLYQTVKYWAQGSVFVSVVDPGVGSTRKSIAVETLSGHYIITPDNGSLTHIIHYDGIKEVRVIDEISSRLPRSEESHTFHGRDVYTYNGARLACGQVIFEELGQIIDVADIEAMPIMESVIDGTIIKGSIDVLDVRFGSLWTNIPSHFLKDLNINCGDNLQVTIYHENKKVYQNIMKFTRSFADVNIGELLVYVNSLVNLGIAINQDSFSDLYNIGTGNDWLIEIRKAPKIIFE
- the rplS gene encoding 50S ribosomal protein L19 is translated as MNPLIQEITSEQLRTDIPNFRPGDTVRVHAKVVEGTRERIQMFEGVVIKRRGAGISETYTVRKISGGVGVERTFPLHTPRVAEIEVVRHGKVRRAKLYYLRALHGKAARIKEIRR
- a CDS encoding IS30 family transposase, translated to MVKIKNNTKTSSYKHLSLKERQLIEVWHNMGDSNREIGRRLGRHHQTISNELKRGTTTQIKENKKPKQLYFADTGQAKYIENRKRCGSKSKLVSAVDFINYACKQMIDFNWSPDAIVGFIKSLGTWDKPIVSTKTLYNYIDKGFLPVRNHHLKMKVRLSPKKKRSRQHKKALGKSIDERPSKIDSRQEFGHWEIDSVIGSKSKDDNALLTLVERKTRYMITVVLDDHTEESVSYAIKQLKYEFGRARFSSIFQSITADNGSEFSSLDDTLQQMTDIYFAHPYSSWERGTNERHNGLLRQFVPKGTPICHYSKQFIQLATEKVNLLPRKILNYRQPATLFLEEIQNLKIKTCW
- the rimM gene encoding ribosome maturation factor RimM (Essential for efficient processing of 16S rRNA); amino-acid sequence: MMEYLNVGKIVNTQGLKGEVRVVSQTDFAEERYKKGNVLYLFQEGLAPIELVIKSHRKHKSFDVVSFEDHPSINDVEKYRDGILKISVEEIGELEDNAFYYHEIIGSEVFDEAGDKIGVIKEILSPGANDVWVIKQNQPGKKDILIPYIESVVLAVDKENKKVIVEIPEGLVD
- a CDS encoding ECF-type riboflavin transporter substrate-binding protein codes for the protein MKKSLEVKDIVAVGIGTAVFVILFKFIAIPTGIPNTEIQVAYGFLALMSVLYGPVAGFLIGFIGHTIKDFTTYGSAWWSWIICSGILGYALGIIGRKINLEEGELSKKQMIHFNIWQVVANAIIWIGIAPVLDILIYAEPANKVFTQGVLSFFVNTIAVGVVGTLLMKAYAASRTKKGSLSKD
- the trmD gene encoding tRNA (guanosine(37)-N1)-methyltransferase TrmD, translating into MRIDVLTLFPRMFDGLLSESIIGKAIGKNLLDIKVRNFRDFSTNKHQQVDDYPYGGGAGMLLKVQPIHDGLTVIKEEAVSSKPRVILLDPAGKPFDQNMAEEFSREDHLVFICGHYEGYDERIRSLVTDEVSLGDYVLTGGELGAMVMIDATIRLLPEVLGNENSAKTDSHSTGLLEHPQYTRPAVYEGMEVPHVLTNGNHKLIEEWQLKESLRRTLLRRPDMLEKIELTKEMSRLLEEIKNEENMK